One genomic region from Desulfofalx alkaliphila DSM 12257 encodes:
- a CDS encoding beta-propeller domain-containing protein, with amino-acid sequence MLKRNIFLILLVVLPVLAMGCQQQSQPVGGNQAGKLYTFQSRQELAQYVEDNIMMVQALGTIGFGRGMVARDVVTMDLASESAQELRADTKESAPAGSANDGAADYSTTNLQVDGVDEADIVKSDGRYLYLLSRGHVFIVEAYPADKARVLSQIKLDNGQSMWDGEQYGSGQNIFVKGNKLVVMGYNYKNNGMYARVYDISDRNNPVQQKEVISDGVYSDARMIGDHLYLVAVSPVYRTLPVTNKPQPVLPKITVNGSEKEIAPQQIYHFDQCDVGYDYTMILSFNINDAGNDISSKTYLTGTSQNIYVSENNIYLTNNPYMVPIPLMEDLLKDMSALLPEKVQVQISEIVNSNQRVAEKLAAAEDVLDNYLAGLSSAEIQQFEKAYGQLSMEWHNKLAQARDKTTVHKIAINKGNIKYLGSGQVPGRVLNQFSMDEHKGYFRIATTSGDTFSENNPSKNNIYVLDGSLKTVGKIEGLAPTERIYSARFMGDRAYLVTFREVDPFFVIDLKDPHNPKMLGELKITGYSSYMHPYDENCIIGIGKEMAEPAAPDAGAVRPLIFPPVNNNLDLGVKISLFDVSDPANPKEKAKYVVKNNGGYVETTAQWNHKAVLFNRDKNLLVLPISFYPPYKPYRPVDDQWHGVYVFDISEEGISLRGKIAHQDDRYYSSDIRSLYMDDVLYTTSEKMIKMNRLDNLKQINQLRLHK; translated from the coding sequence GTGTTAAAGAGAAACATTTTTCTAATCCTATTGGTTGTTTTGCCGGTACTGGCAATGGGGTGTCAACAGCAATCACAGCCGGTTGGTGGAAACCAAGCAGGTAAGCTATATACTTTTCAGTCCCGGCAAGAGCTGGCCCAGTACGTGGAGGATAATATTATGATGGTGCAGGCCCTGGGAACGATAGGTTTTGGAAGGGGCATGGTAGCCCGGGATGTGGTGACCATGGATCTGGCGTCCGAGTCGGCACAGGAACTTAGGGCAGACACAAAGGAATCTGCACCCGCAGGCAGCGCCAATGACGGTGCAGCTGACTACTCCACCACTAACCTGCAGGTGGATGGGGTAGATGAGGCGGATATTGTAAAAAGTGACGGACGCTACCTGTATCTGTTATCAAGGGGCCATGTGTTTATCGTTGAAGCTTACCCGGCGGATAAGGCCCGGGTGTTATCACAAATAAAGCTGGATAATGGGCAGTCCATGTGGGACGGCGAGCAGTACGGCAGCGGACAAAATATCTTTGTCAAGGGCAATAAATTAGTGGTAATGGGCTATAACTACAAGAATAATGGCATGTATGCCCGGGTCTATGACATCAGCGATCGAAACAACCCGGTTCAACAAAAGGAAGTTATAAGCGATGGGGTATATAGCGATGCCCGTATGATTGGCGACCATTTGTACTTGGTAGCCGTTTCGCCCGTGTACCGCACCCTTCCGGTTACTAATAAGCCGCAGCCGGTGCTGCCCAAAATCACGGTGAACGGCAGCGAAAAAGAAATAGCACCACAGCAGATTTACCATTTTGATCAGTGCGATGTGGGCTATGACTATACCATGATATTATCCTTTAATATCAATGATGCCGGCAATGACATCAGCAGCAAAACCTACTTAACCGGCACATCACAAAATATATATGTTTCAGAGAACAATATTTATCTAACCAATAATCCCTACATGGTGCCAATCCCGCTGATGGAAGACCTCTTAAAGGATATGTCGGCCCTGCTGCCGGAAAAGGTGCAGGTGCAAATTTCAGAAATTGTAAACTCCAACCAAAGGGTGGCTGAAAAACTGGCAGCGGCGGAAGATGTATTGGATAACTACCTAGCGGGTTTAAGCAGTGCAGAGATTCAACAATTTGAGAAGGCTTATGGCCAATTGTCCATGGAGTGGCATAATAAATTGGCCCAAGCCAGAGATAAAACCACAGTCCACAAAATTGCCATTAACAAAGGGAATATAAAATACCTGGGCAGCGGGCAGGTTCCCGGCCGGGTATTAAATCAGTTCTCAATGGATGAACATAAGGGTTATTTTAGAATAGCAACCACCTCCGGGGATACATTCAGCGAGAACAACCCCTCTAAAAACAACATCTATGTACTGGATGGCAGCTTAAAAACCGTCGGTAAAATCGAAGGGTTAGCCCCCACTGAGCGCATCTATTCGGCACGCTTTATGGGCGATAGGGCTTATTTAGTCACCTTCCGCGAGGTGGACCCCTTCTTTGTTATCGATTTGAAGGATCCCCATAACCCTAAGATGCTGGGTGAATTAAAAATAACGGGCTACTCCAGTTACATGCATCCCTATGATGAAAACTGCATCATCGGCATAGGAAAGGAAATGGCGGAGCCGGCAGCTCCCGATGCTGGTGCTGTTAGGCCCTTGATATTCCCACCCGTTAATAACAACCTGGACTTAGGGGTAAAAATTTCACTGTTTGATGTATCTGATCCGGCTAATCCAAAGGAGAAGGCTAAATATGTGGTGAAAAACAATGGGGGCTATGTTGAAACAACAGCCCAGTGGAACCACAAGGCTGTACTCTTTAACAGGGACAAAAACCTACTGGTTTTACCCATTTCTTTCTATCCGCCATACAAGCCGTACAGGCCGGTGGATGACCAGTGGCATGGCGTTTATGTATTTGATATCTCTGAAGAGGGAATTAGCCTGAGGGGCAAAATAGCCCACCAGGATGACAGATATTATAGCAGTGATATTCGCTCCCTTTATATGGACGATGTTTTGTACACCACATCGGAAAAGATGATCAAGATGAACAGGTTAGATAATTTAAAGCAAATTAATCAGTTAAGGCTGCATAAGTAA
- the ccsB gene encoding c-type cytochrome biogenesis protein CcsB, whose product METTFNLTAYVLLMAGVVLSLISLWKPNKYLEGASFWSMVLACGALTLALAHRSLTVGRLPFATLYEFTFLFAWGILLFYIIVRRHVKSALLTSLVALCTVILVSYGSMLPSEAKPLMPALQSVWLEVHVITAVIAYGAFGLSFCIGIGYLLKERNPDKGFGVSLPPLEKLDKLMHWSVVVGFPFMTLVLITGAVWAEEVWGHWWSWDPKETWALITWFIYAGYLHARKTRGWQGKRAAVLAVIGFLAVLFTLFGVSFLLPGVHSYV is encoded by the coding sequence GTGGAGACAACTTTTAACTTAACGGCATACGTGTTACTGATGGCCGGGGTTGTTTTAAGCCTTATTTCATTGTGGAAACCAAACAAGTACCTTGAAGGGGCTTCTTTTTGGTCTATGGTTTTGGCCTGTGGGGCCTTAACCCTGGCGCTGGCCCACCGCAGCTTAACGGTGGGAAGGCTACCCTTTGCAACTCTCTATGAATTTACCTTTCTGTTTGCCTGGGGTATTTTACTTTTCTACATTATTGTCCGGCGGCATGTAAAATCTGCCCTTTTAACCTCCCTGGTTGCCCTCTGTACCGTAATTCTGGTTTCATACGGCAGCATGCTGCCCTCGGAAGCAAAACCTTTAATGCCGGCACTGCAGAGCGTATGGCTTGAGGTCCATGTGATCACCGCAGTTATTGCCTATGGGGCCTTTGGACTTTCTTTCTGCATCGGCATCGGTTATCTGCTCAAAGAAAGAAATCCTGATAAAGGCTTTGGTGTATCCCTGCCCCCGCTGGAAAAACTAGATAAACTGATGCACTGGTCAGTGGTGGTGGGTTTTCCCTTTATGACATTGGTCTTAATTACCGGGGCAGTATGGGCGGAGGAAGTCTGGGGTCACTGGTGGAGCTGGGACCCAAAGGAAACCTGGGCCCTAATTACATGGTTTATCTATGCGGGATACCTCCACGCCCGCAAAACCCGAGGCTGGCAGGGTAAAAGGGCGGCGGTGTTGGCGGTCATCGGTTTTTTAGCGGTCTTATTTACCTTGTTCGGCGTATCCTTTCTTTTACCCGGTGTTCACAGTTACGTATAA
- a CDS encoding Ger(x)C family spore germination protein produces the protein MNKPLLWLTAMLLLVSLICGCWSRKEIETLAISSAIGVDKVTVKGQDLWLFSSIIVQPEEINIQNESQAGSGNPDWLVSAHGETIYDAASNISLRSPREVFRAHANILVLGERVAKEGVEEVIDFFLRDPSSRLRSWVLVTEGQAIDVLKAEPQLNKLLAEEFTGMVSVTQKTVSKSYVISHKDFINHLLTPGRDAAASRVTIFKPPENVPPPGFETYSDEGDVHIETKLTGASVFKKDRLVGWLGERETQGFLFVINEADRGAIPVGIHRQAKDVSFLLNSSTSKIIPDIQGDNITITVDLVVEGDLAEHDEARYHLTPEMIYDIEQNLAQEIKDMVEGVIYTCQHKYGADIFGFGESLRKKYPRYWKGIEEQWRDIYPQVNIVVNVEADIRRTGMVANAPEIK, from the coding sequence GTGAATAAACCCTTGTTATGGCTGACGGCAATGCTGCTATTGGTATCACTCATTTGTGGCTGTTGGAGTCGAAAGGAAATAGAGACACTGGCTATTTCCAGTGCAATAGGCGTTGATAAGGTGACAGTAAAGGGCCAAGATCTGTGGTTGTTCAGCTCTATAATTGTCCAACCGGAAGAGATAAATATTCAAAACGAAAGCCAGGCTGGAAGCGGCAATCCTGATTGGCTGGTGTCAGCCCATGGGGAAACCATCTACGATGCCGCAAGCAATATTTCATTGCGGAGTCCGCGGGAAGTTTTTCGGGCCCACGCCAACATCCTTGTGCTCGGTGAAAGGGTTGCTAAGGAAGGGGTGGAGGAAGTGATTGATTTCTTTCTGCGTGACCCCAGTTCCCGGCTGCGTTCCTGGGTATTGGTGACAGAGGGACAAGCTATCGATGTGCTAAAGGCAGAACCCCAGCTTAACAAATTGCTGGCGGAGGAATTTACCGGCATGGTAAGTGTTACCCAGAAAACGGTCAGTAAATCTTATGTTATAAGCCACAAGGACTTTATAAATCATCTGCTTACCCCTGGTAGGGACGCTGCCGCTTCTAGGGTAACAATATTTAAACCTCCCGAAAACGTTCCTCCCCCGGGTTTTGAAACATACAGTGATGAAGGTGATGTGCATATTGAAACAAAGCTAACGGGGGCATCTGTGTTTAAAAAGGATAGGCTGGTGGGTTGGTTAGGGGAAAGGGAAACCCAGGGCTTTTTGTTTGTTATTAATGAAGCTGACAGGGGGGCTATACCCGTTGGAATCCATAGACAGGCAAAAGATGTATCCTTTTTGCTGAACAGTTCAACAAGTAAAATTATCCCTGATATTCAAGGGGACAATATCACCATTACAGTGGACCTTGTGGTTGAAGGCGACTTGGCGGAGCACGACGAGGCAAGATATCACCTTACCCCGGAGATGATTTATGATATTGAACAAAACCTTGCCCAGGAGATTAAAGATATGGTGGAAGGGGTTATCTACACCTGCCAACATAAATATGGAGCAGATATCTTTGGTTTTGGCGAAAGCTTACGTAAGAAATACCCCCGTTACTGGAAAGGCATTGAGGAGCAGTGGAGGGATATTTACCCCCAGGTGAATATTGTAGTAAATGTGGAGGCCGATATTCGACGCACAGGCATGGTAGCAAACGCACCGGAAATAAAATAA
- a CDS encoding spore germination protein, with protein sequence MILQLYKRLKEKLTQLKPQNLFPEKGQEQLLSTSVDKNLAQLKQIFRCCSDIVLREIKINAPKPIKAVLVFVDGLVDEDKLSEHIMEALQVGTLNKANVFEAIEARIIGVAEINTTSYMNELVDYVMAGDVAIVIDGCNKAIVPDVRGWADRGVEEPSTETLVRGPRDGFNETIRTNTALIRRRIRTPRLKMEALQVGRLTKTDVVVAYVAGIADDNLVKEVKERIQRIDIDTLVSNGPLEELIEDNPYSFFPQADTTERPDKTATRLLEGYVAILVDTSPMVLIVPITFPEFLKSPEDYYNRYPYASFTRLLRFFSSTIALLLPSLYIAVVTFHQEMLPTPLLISIANQREGVPFPAFVEALMMEIVFEILREAGVRMPRPVGQAVSIVGALVIGDAAVNAGLVSPAMVMVVALTAIASFTIPTISGSYPIRLLRFPIMFMAAMLGLFGIMIAFMALIFHLCSLRSFGMPYLYPMSPVNYHDLKDTYVRVPWWAKITRPHLIGDKNFQRQKIGQMPGPHQGTQGRRRGDKDNA encoded by the coding sequence TTGATTTTACAACTTTACAAAAGGCTGAAAGAGAAGTTAACCCAATTAAAACCACAAAACTTGTTCCCGGAAAAGGGTCAAGAACAGCTCTTGTCCACCAGTGTTGATAAAAATCTGGCCCAATTAAAGCAGATATTCCGGTGTTGCAGTGACATAGTTTTGCGAGAAATAAAAATCAATGCCCCAAAACCCATTAAGGCAGTTTTGGTTTTTGTGGATGGTTTAGTTGATGAAGATAAGTTATCCGAACACATTATGGAAGCTTTACAGGTGGGGACCTTAAACAAGGCCAATGTTTTTGAAGCCATAGAGGCCAGAATCATTGGTGTTGCGGAAATAAACACCACATCATATATGAATGAATTGGTGGATTATGTAATGGCCGGGGATGTAGCAATAGTAATAGACGGCTGCAACAAAGCCATTGTTCCTGATGTCAGAGGGTGGGCAGACCGAGGGGTGGAAGAGCCGTCCACGGAAACCTTAGTGAGGGGCCCCAGGGATGGCTTCAATGAAACTATACGCACAAACACAGCCCTAATACGGCGGCGAATTCGCACACCCCGGTTGAAGATGGAGGCATTACAGGTGGGAAGGCTAACTAAGACCGACGTTGTGGTGGCCTATGTGGCGGGTATTGCCGATGATAATTTGGTAAAGGAAGTAAAAGAGCGTATTCAGAGAATAGATATTGATACCTTGGTCTCCAACGGGCCCCTGGAGGAGCTAATAGAAGACAATCCCTATTCCTTTTTCCCCCAGGCAGATACCACTGAAAGGCCCGATAAGACAGCCACCAGATTATTGGAGGGGTATGTGGCCATACTGGTTGACACCTCACCCATGGTACTAATTGTTCCCATTACCTTTCCGGAGTTTTTAAAATCTCCGGAGGATTATTACAACCGCTACCCCTATGCCAGTTTTACCAGGTTATTGAGGTTTTTCTCTTCAACAATTGCTTTGCTGTTGCCGTCTTTGTATATTGCGGTGGTTACCTTCCATCAAGAGATGCTGCCAACACCGCTTTTAATATCCATTGCTAATCAGCGGGAAGGGGTTCCTTTTCCGGCCTTTGTGGAAGCGCTGATGATGGAAATAGTCTTTGAAATACTGCGGGAAGCCGGTGTCCGTATGCCCCGACCGGTGGGACAAGCGGTAAGTATTGTGGGTGCCTTGGTCATTGGAGATGCGGCGGTAAACGCAGGTTTGGTTTCGCCGGCCATGGTAATGGTGGTGGCCCTTACCGCCATTGCATCATTTACCATCCCCACCATTTCCGGTTCTTACCCCATTCGTTTGTTGAGGTTTCCCATTATGTTTATGGCGGCCATGCTGGGCCTGTTTGGTATAATGATCGCTTTTATGGCCCTAATCTTTCATTTATGTTCGCTGCGGTCCTTTGGTATGCCCTATTTATATCCCATGAGTCCGGTAAATTATCATGATTTAAAGGATACCTATGTCAGGGTGCCCTGGTGGGCCAAGATCACAAGACCACACTTGATAGGGGATAAAAACTTCCAACGCCAAAAAATAGGTCAAATGCCCGGACCCCATCAGGGAACCCAAGGGCGCCGGAGAGGTGATAAAGACAATGCTTGA
- a CDS encoding NapC/NirT family cytochrome c encodes MRKKIIWLTTLAFVGFCMMLLSNVPALGLDGPSFCGQCHVMEEHVDTYLHSAHRFEASCGDCHIPHNYVLGATYKAYTGTRDVVAVVTNTVPTDIRTSNHGKIVIQGNCIRCHGDLLEQIGDTMRAGGKNCFDCHRHTPHQR; translated from the coding sequence ATGAGAAAAAAAATAATTTGGTTAACTACTTTGGCATTTGTGGGATTTTGTATGATGTTGCTTTCTAATGTGCCCGCCCTTGGCTTGGATGGGCCCAGTTTTTGCGGTCAATGCCACGTGATGGAAGAACATGTTGACACCTATCTTCATTCAGCTCACCGGTTTGAGGCGTCCTGTGGGGACTGCCATATTCCCCACAACTATGTTCTTGGCGCCACTTATAAAGCTTATACCGGCACCAGGGACGTTGTGGCGGTGGTTACCAATACTGTGCCAACGGATATTAGAACCAGTAACCACGGTAAAATAGTAATCCAAGGCAATTGCATTCGGTGTCACGGTGATCTGCTGGAACAAATAGGAGACACCATGAGAGCAGGCGGAAAAAATTGCTTTGACTGCCATCGCCATACCCCGCACCAAAGATAA
- a CDS encoding GerAB/ArcD/ProY family transporter has protein sequence MLEKGCVTNWQGALLLPVTLVLGTAVLFAPAVTSATAGRDGWISLLVVATLYAMVVSLVSVALARRFPKQTLVEYAPLILGNFLGKVLALLYLLWFLHISAVIVREFGDFMLSAFMPETPVLAFNISLILLTALGVKYGFEVICRANEFIFPILILSVIFIFILVLPEANFTNLLPVMENGIKPVLWGGMTTAAFRGEVVLVLMFFPFIKGKEKTAWYLVGAVLFLGVLLALTAVIDTAVMGEVSKYLSFPIFSLARYIAVGEFIERVEALILVMWVAGVTIKVTIFYYVTVLGTAQFFGLRDYKAVILPIGVVMAVWSHSIFENSRELVNWLSISFPPYAFSFQLLLPMLLLTVALLRKKRGVQSE, from the coding sequence ATGCTTGAAAAAGGATGTGTTACAAACTGGCAAGGGGCATTGTTATTACCTGTCACCTTGGTGCTGGGCACTGCGGTTTTATTTGCACCGGCTGTCACTTCAGCCACCGCCGGCAGGGACGGCTGGATTTCTCTGCTTGTAGTTGCCACCTTGTATGCCATGGTGGTGTCCTTGGTGTCAGTGGCATTGGCCAGACGCTTTCCCAAACAAACACTGGTGGAGTACGCCCCCCTTATTTTGGGTAATTTTTTAGGGAAAGTGCTGGCCTTGCTGTATTTGCTGTGGTTTTTACATATTTCTGCCGTTATAGTGCGGGAATTTGGGGATTTTATGCTCAGTGCCTTCATGCCGGAGACTCCGGTCTTGGCCTTTAACATTTCACTGATACTGCTGACAGCGCTGGGGGTTAAATATGGCTTTGAGGTAATCTGCAGGGCCAATGAGTTTATATTTCCCATTTTAATACTGTCGGTAATATTTATATTTATTCTTGTGCTGCCCGAGGCCAACTTCACCAATCTATTGCCGGTAATGGAAAACGGTATAAAGCCGGTATTATGGGGTGGCATGACAACCGCGGCATTTCGGGGCGAAGTAGTATTAGTGCTGATGTTTTTTCCCTTTATCAAGGGCAAAGAAAAAACCGCCTGGTATTTAGTTGGGGCAGTGCTGTTTTTGGGGGTGCTCTTGGCCCTGACCGCTGTCATAGACACAGCGGTGATGGGAGAGGTGTCAAAGTACTTATCTTTTCCGATTTTTTCTCTGGCCCGGTACATTGCCGTGGGGGAGTTTATAGAACGGGTTGAGGCACTGATACTGGTGATGTGGGTGGCCGGTGTAACAATTAAGGTAACTATTTTCTATTACGTAACTGTCTTGGGAACGGCTCAGTTTTTTGGCCTAAGGGACTATAAAGCCGTAATATTACCCATTGGTGTTGTGATGGCAGTTTGGTCGCACAGCATCTTTGAAAACAGCAGGGAACTGGTGAACTGGCTTTCAATTTCCTTTCCCCCCTATGCCTTTTCCTTTCAATTGTTGTTGCCCATGCTTCTGCTAACAGTGGCCCTATTGAGAAAAAAGAGGGGGGTACAAAGTGAATAA
- a CDS encoding ammonia-forming cytochrome c nitrite reductase subunit c552, translating to MIAKEHRILAIFSVIAIIALAVSGFMLYKANNTLVTAGPLGEIEADEADPAVWGIYYPHQYDSYLSNYENTEQPSHFETKPYMQIMYAGTGYAAEFNEPRGHLYTLDDIRAIDPNRYKTGAACNTCKSSEVPSLIERYGEDYYLMSFEEINSQITHPIACLDCHDPKTMDLRISRPALIEAFERQGKDITEASRQELRSLVCAQCHVTYYFQPETKKVTFPWDKGIKADEILSYFDDLGFDEWIHPDAGSPLVKPRHAEYEIFMGSTHQSAGLACADCHMPYVKVGNVKISSHQWTSPLNHIEQSCNTCHRQEADWLVDRVNDIQNKTKELQDIAGDVIVQAINELKIARETPGVDQGLLQQAQEMHRKGQWYLDYVIVTNGYGFHNPAESMNNIGKSIDYGHRSIQLAREAVEKAN from the coding sequence TTGATAGCTAAAGAACACCGTATTTTAGCGATTTTCTCTGTGATTGCAATTATTGCACTGGCTGTTTCAGGATTTATGTTATACAAAGCTAACAATACACTGGTAACCGCAGGGCCCTTGGGTGAAATTGAGGCCGATGAAGCAGATCCTGCGGTTTGGGGCATATACTATCCCCATCAATACGACAGTTACCTAAGTAACTATGAAAACACTGAGCAACCTTCACATTTTGAAACCAAACCATATATGCAGATCATGTACGCAGGAACCGGTTATGCGGCAGAGTTTAACGAACCCCGGGGACACCTCTACACCCTTGATGACATCAGGGCAATAGATCCCAATCGCTATAAGACCGGTGCAGCCTGCAACACCTGTAAATCCTCTGAAGTACCGTCCTTGATTGAAAGGTACGGCGAAGATTATTATTTAATGTCCTTTGAAGAAATCAACTCCCAGATTACACATCCCATAGCATGTCTGGACTGTCATGATCCTAAGACCATGGATCTGCGCATTAGCCGGCCGGCCTTGATAGAGGCCTTTGAAAGACAAGGGAAGGATATCACTGAAGCCAGCAGACAAGAGCTGCGGAGCTTGGTTTGTGCCCAGTGTCATGTCACCTACTACTTCCAGCCGGAAACCAAAAAGGTTACCTTCCCCTGGGATAAGGGCATAAAGGCAGATGAAATACTGTCATACTTTGACGATCTGGGTTTTGATGAGTGGATTCATCCCGATGCCGGAAGTCCATTGGTTAAACCGCGTCATGCCGAATATGAGATCTTCATGGGCAGCACTCACCAATCGGCAGGTTTGGCCTGTGCTGACTGCCATATGCCCTACGTCAAGGTGGGTAATGTGAAAATTAGTTCCCACCAGTGGACAAGTCCGCTGAACCATATAGAACAAAGCTGCAACACCTGTCACCGTCAGGAGGCAGATTGGCTTGTGGACAGGGTTAATGACATCCAAAACAAGACTAAAGAACTGCAGGATATTGCCGGCGATGTAATTGTGCAGGCCATCAACGAGTTGAAGATTGCCCGGGAGACTCCCGGTGTTGATCAAGGGCTTTTACAGCAGGCCCAAGAAATGCACCGCAAGGGTCAATGGTATCTGGACTATGTGATAGTAACTAACGGTTACGGGTTCCACAACCCCGCCGAATCGATGAACAACATAGGAAAGTCAATTGATTATGGTCACCGGTCTATCCAACTGGCTAGGGAAGCAGTGGAAAAAGCTAACTAA
- a CDS encoding cytochrome c biogenesis protein ResB yields MTQKNEQNKGRIGVIKLLSSMKTCIIILFLLGAISSLGSLIPQGQTGEFYTAHYGHLLGSFILLLSLNKLYSAWWFIALGLVFCASVIVCSVQRAKKIMGCRGYGSIILHLSMVVIIVGAFVSMAAGHSQYMEIGEGDTVNLAEKGFSVDALTVHQFEIDYYENLEPRQYRSEITLYTGDGKIEEEISVNHPLKHNGLKIYQNSYGWMLRGEVITGDQVIPYDLVNGSEIPLNDHTVLKMLFIPDYDEQGQRLHSKSPIDNNPTLACGLIHHDELIDVLLIPAGEARDFMGYTIGFEQYRYYTGLEIKEDYGVQIVFIGFIAMLAGFALRYLTPPKGAGRGERQ; encoded by the coding sequence TTGACACAAAAAAATGAACAAAACAAGGGGAGGATAGGGGTTATAAAACTCCTATCCTCCATGAAGACCTGTATAATCATTTTATTTTTACTGGGGGCGATATCGTCCCTGGGCAGCTTAATTCCCCAGGGCCAGACCGGTGAATTTTATACTGCCCACTATGGCCACCTGCTGGGCAGCTTTATTTTACTGCTGTCTTTAAACAAGCTGTACAGCGCCTGGTGGTTTATCGCCCTGGGCCTGGTCTTCTGCGCCAGTGTTATAGTCTGCTCGGTGCAAAGGGCAAAAAAAATCATGGGTTGCCGGGGCTACGGTTCAATTATTCTCCACCTCAGTATGGTGGTTATTATTGTTGGGGCCTTTGTCTCCATGGCGGCCGGCCACAGCCAATACATGGAGATTGGGGAAGGAGATACGGTAAACCTGGCTGAAAAGGGTTTCTCTGTGGATGCCTTAACAGTTCACCAATTTGAAATTGACTACTACGAAAATCTCGAACCCCGGCAATACCGCAGTGAAATAACCCTTTATACAGGGGACGGTAAGATTGAGGAAGAAATAAGTGTAAACCACCCCCTTAAACACAATGGCCTAAAAATTTATCAAAACAGTTACGGCTGGATGTTAAGGGGTGAAGTTATAACAGGGGACCAAGTAATTCCCTATGACTTGGTTAACGGTTCAGAAATACCGCTCAACGATCACACCGTCCTTAAAATGCTCTTTATACCGGACTATGATGAACAGGGGCAGCGGCTCCATTCCAAGTCTCCCATTGACAACAATCCCACCTTGGCCTGTGGGTTGATACATCACGATGAACTGATTGATGTACTGCTAATCCCTGCGGGAGAAGCCCGGGACTTTATGGGTTATACCATTGGTTTTGAACAGTACCGCTACTATACAGGCCTGGAAATTAAAGAAGATTACGGAGTACAGATAGTATTTATTGGTTTTATCGCTATGCTGGCGGGCTTTGCATTGAGGTATTTAACTCCACCCAAAGGCGCTGGAAGGGGTGAAAGGCAGTAG